The following proteins come from a genomic window of Lycium ferocissimum isolate CSIRO_LF1 chromosome 4, AGI_CSIRO_Lferr_CH_V1, whole genome shotgun sequence:
- the LOC132053677 gene encoding 30-kDa cleavage and polyadenylation specificity factor 30-like, with amino-acid sequence MDDGGEEGLSFVFEGGLETVPTHLIEVVLVNQPQDHNNNNTNLIPNNAYNAPVPNQGGDGSFVGNRRSFRQIVCRHWFCSLCMNGNTCGFLHLYNKSRMPICRFFRLYDECREQDCVYKHTNEDIKECNR; translated from the coding sequence aTGGATGATGGTGGAGAAGAAGGATTAAGCTTTGTTTTTGAAGGTGGTCTAGAGACAGTACCAACACACCTAATTGAAGTTGTACTGGTAAACCAACCCCAagaccacaacaacaacaacaccaacctcATCCCAAATAATGCCTATAATGCCCCTGTCCCTAATCAAGGAGGTGATGGTTCATTTGTTGGCAATCGTAGAAGTTTCAGGCAGATTGTTTGTAGGCATTGGTTTTGCTCGCTGTGTATGAACGGTAATACTTGTGGGTTTCTACATCTATATAATAAGTCGAGGATGCCTATTTGTCGGTTCTTTCGCCTTTATGACGAGTGTCGTGAGCAAGATTGTGTGTATAAGCACACTAATGAGGATATTAAAGAGTGTAACAGGTGA